From the Cervus elaphus chromosome 20, mCerEla1.1, whole genome shotgun sequence genome, one window contains:
- the GPR161 gene encoding G-protein coupled receptor 161 isoform X1 — protein MAFPHNPSWPLRKELSNLTEEAGDQGGVVITEFVAIVIITVFVCLGNLVIVITLYRKSYLLTLSNKFVFSLTLSNFLLSVLVLPFVVTSSIRREWIFGVVWCNFSALLYLLISSASMLTLGIIAVDRYYAVVYPMAYPMKITGSRAVMVLAYIWLHSLIGCLPPLFGWPSVEFDEFKWMCVAAWHREPGYTAFWQIWCALFPFLVMVVCYGFIFRVARVKARKVHCGAVVVVEVDVQRAGRKSSSTSTSSSGSRKNAFQGVVYSANQCKALVSILVVIGAFMVTWGPYMVVITSEALWGKNCVSPTLETWATWLSFTSAICHPLIYGLWNKTVRKELLGMCFGDRYYREPFVQRQRTSRLFSISNRITDLGLSPHLTALMAGEQPLGNSSSTGDTGFSCSQDSGTDVMLLEDYTSDDNPLSHGTCPPKRRSSVTFEDEVEQIKEAAKNPILHVKADVHKSLDSYATSLAKAIEAEAKINLFGEEALPGVLLTARTVPGIGFGSRRGSRTLAGQRLQLQSIEEGNVLAAEQR, from the exons AGAGTTCGTCGCCATCGTCATCATCACCGTTTTCGTCTGCCTGGGCAACCTGGTCATCGTGATCACCTTGTACAGGAAGTCCTACCTGCTTACCCTCAGCAACAAGTTCGTCTTCAGCCTGACCCTGTCCAATTTCCTGCTGTCTGTACTGGTGCTGCCTTTCGTGGTGACCAGCTCCATTCGGAGGGAATGGATCTTCGGTGTGGTCTGGTGCAACTTCTCAGCCCTCCTCTACCTGCTCATCAGCTCAGCCAGCATGCTCACCCTTGGGATCATCGCTGTCGACCG CTACTACGCTGTCGTGTACCCCATGGCGTACCCAATGAAGATCACAGGCAGCCGGGCTGTGATGGTGCTTGCCTACATCTGGCTTCACTCCCTCATCGGCTGCCTGCCACCTCTGTTTGGCTGGCCATCAGTGGAGTTTGACGAGTTCAAGTGGATGTGTGTGGCCGCGTGGCACCGGGAGCCCGGCTATACCGCGTTCTGGCAGATCTGGTGTGCCCTGTTCCCCTTCCTGGTCATGGTGGTGTGCTACGGCTTCATCTTCCGAGTGGCCAGGGTCAAAGCACGCAAGGTGCATTGCGGCGCTGTGGTCGTTGTGGAGGTGGACGTACAGAGGGCTGGGAGGAAGAGCTCCAGCACCTCTACCTCCTCCTCCGGCAGCAGGAAGAACGCCTTTCAGGGCGTGGTCTATTCGGCTAACCAGTGCAAAGCCCTCGTCAGCATCCTGGTGGTCATTGGTGCCTTCATGGTCACCTGGGGCCCCTACATGGTCGTCATCACCTCTGAGGCCCTCTGGGGGAAGAACTGTGTCTCCCCAACCCTGGAGACCTGGGCCACTTGGCTGTCCTTTACCAGCGCCATCTGCCACCCTCTGATCTATGGACTCTGGAACAAGACGGTGCGCAAGGAACTCCTGGGCATGTGCTTTGGGGATCGGTATTACCGGGAACCCTTTGTACAGCGGCAGAGGACGTCTAGGCTCTTCAGCATTTCCAATAGGATCACAG ACCTGGGCCTGTCTCCACACCTCACAGCCCTCATGGCAGGCGAGCAGCCCCTGGGGAACAGCAGCAGCACCGGGGACACTGGCTTCAGCTGCTCTCAGGACTCAG GGACAGATGTCATGCTGCTTGAAGACTACACGTCAGATGACAACCCTCTCTCGCATGGCACGTGCCCACCCAAGAGGAGGAGCTCGGTGACATTTGAAGATGAAGTAGAACAAATCAAAG AAGCTGCCAAGAACCCCATTCTTCATGTGAAAGCTGACGTGCACAAGTCGTTGGACAGTTACGCAACCAGCCTGGCCAAAGCCATAGAGGCTGAAGCCAAAATCAACTTATTTGGGGAGGAGGCTTTGCCTGGGGTCTTGCTTACAGCTCGGACTGTCCCTGGAATTGGCTTTGGGAGCCGCCGAGGCAGCAGAACTCTCGCAGGTCAGAGGCTGCAGCTTCAGAGCATCGAAGAGGGGAATGTTTTAGCCGCAGAGCAGAGATGA
- the GPR161 gene encoding G-protein coupled receptor 161 isoform X2, translating into MSLNSLGHRKELSNLTEEAGDQGGVVITEFVAIVIITVFVCLGNLVIVITLYRKSYLLTLSNKFVFSLTLSNFLLSVLVLPFVVTSSIRREWIFGVVWCNFSALLYLLISSASMLTLGIIAVDRYYAVVYPMAYPMKITGSRAVMVLAYIWLHSLIGCLPPLFGWPSVEFDEFKWMCVAAWHREPGYTAFWQIWCALFPFLVMVVCYGFIFRVARVKARKVHCGAVVVVEVDVQRAGRKSSSTSTSSSGSRKNAFQGVVYSANQCKALVSILVVIGAFMVTWGPYMVVITSEALWGKNCVSPTLETWATWLSFTSAICHPLIYGLWNKTVRKELLGMCFGDRYYREPFVQRQRTSRLFSISNRITDLGLSPHLTALMAGEQPLGNSSSTGDTGFSCSQDSGTDVMLLEDYTSDDNPLSHGTCPPKRRSSVTFEDEVEQIKEAAKNPILHVKADVHKSLDSYATSLAKAIEAEAKINLFGEEALPGVLLTARTVPGIGFGSRRGSRTLAGQRLQLQSIEEGNVLAAEQR; encoded by the exons AGAGTTCGTCGCCATCGTCATCATCACCGTTTTCGTCTGCCTGGGCAACCTGGTCATCGTGATCACCTTGTACAGGAAGTCCTACCTGCTTACCCTCAGCAACAAGTTCGTCTTCAGCCTGACCCTGTCCAATTTCCTGCTGTCTGTACTGGTGCTGCCTTTCGTGGTGACCAGCTCCATTCGGAGGGAATGGATCTTCGGTGTGGTCTGGTGCAACTTCTCAGCCCTCCTCTACCTGCTCATCAGCTCAGCCAGCATGCTCACCCTTGGGATCATCGCTGTCGACCG CTACTACGCTGTCGTGTACCCCATGGCGTACCCAATGAAGATCACAGGCAGCCGGGCTGTGATGGTGCTTGCCTACATCTGGCTTCACTCCCTCATCGGCTGCCTGCCACCTCTGTTTGGCTGGCCATCAGTGGAGTTTGACGAGTTCAAGTGGATGTGTGTGGCCGCGTGGCACCGGGAGCCCGGCTATACCGCGTTCTGGCAGATCTGGTGTGCCCTGTTCCCCTTCCTGGTCATGGTGGTGTGCTACGGCTTCATCTTCCGAGTGGCCAGGGTCAAAGCACGCAAGGTGCATTGCGGCGCTGTGGTCGTTGTGGAGGTGGACGTACAGAGGGCTGGGAGGAAGAGCTCCAGCACCTCTACCTCCTCCTCCGGCAGCAGGAAGAACGCCTTTCAGGGCGTGGTCTATTCGGCTAACCAGTGCAAAGCCCTCGTCAGCATCCTGGTGGTCATTGGTGCCTTCATGGTCACCTGGGGCCCCTACATGGTCGTCATCACCTCTGAGGCCCTCTGGGGGAAGAACTGTGTCTCCCCAACCCTGGAGACCTGGGCCACTTGGCTGTCCTTTACCAGCGCCATCTGCCACCCTCTGATCTATGGACTCTGGAACAAGACGGTGCGCAAGGAACTCCTGGGCATGTGCTTTGGGGATCGGTATTACCGGGAACCCTTTGTACAGCGGCAGAGGACGTCTAGGCTCTTCAGCATTTCCAATAGGATCACAG ACCTGGGCCTGTCTCCACACCTCACAGCCCTCATGGCAGGCGAGCAGCCCCTGGGGAACAGCAGCAGCACCGGGGACACTGGCTTCAGCTGCTCTCAGGACTCAG GGACAGATGTCATGCTGCTTGAAGACTACACGTCAGATGACAACCCTCTCTCGCATGGCACGTGCCCACCCAAGAGGAGGAGCTCGGTGACATTTGAAGATGAAGTAGAACAAATCAAAG AAGCTGCCAAGAACCCCATTCTTCATGTGAAAGCTGACGTGCACAAGTCGTTGGACAGTTACGCAACCAGCCTGGCCAAAGCCATAGAGGCTGAAGCCAAAATCAACTTATTTGGGGAGGAGGCTTTGCCTGGGGTCTTGCTTACAGCTCGGACTGTCCCTGGAATTGGCTTTGGGAGCCGCCGAGGCAGCAGAACTCTCGCAGGTCAGAGGCTGCAGCTTCAGAGCATCGAAGAGGGGAATGTTTTAGCCGCAGAGCAGAGATGA
- the GPR161 gene encoding G-protein coupled receptor 161 isoform X4, which produces MLTLGIIAVDRYYAVVYPMAYPMKITGSRAVMVLAYIWLHSLIGCLPPLFGWPSVEFDEFKWMCVAAWHREPGYTAFWQIWCALFPFLVMVVCYGFIFRVARVKARKVHCGAVVVVEVDVQRAGRKSSSTSTSSSGSRKNAFQGVVYSANQCKALVSILVVIGAFMVTWGPYMVVITSEALWGKNCVSPTLETWATWLSFTSAICHPLIYGLWNKTVRKELLGMCFGDRYYREPFVQRQRTSRLFSISNRITDLGLSPHLTALMAGEQPLGNSSSTGDTGFSCSQDSGTDVMLLEDYTSDDNPLSHGTCPPKRRSSVTFEDEVEQIKEAAKNPILHVKADVHKSLDSYATSLAKAIEAEAKINLFGEEALPGVLLTARTVPGIGFGSRRGSRTLAGQRLQLQSIEEGNVLAAEQR; this is translated from the exons ATGCTCACCCTTGGGATCATCGCTGTCGACCG CTACTACGCTGTCGTGTACCCCATGGCGTACCCAATGAAGATCACAGGCAGCCGGGCTGTGATGGTGCTTGCCTACATCTGGCTTCACTCCCTCATCGGCTGCCTGCCACCTCTGTTTGGCTGGCCATCAGTGGAGTTTGACGAGTTCAAGTGGATGTGTGTGGCCGCGTGGCACCGGGAGCCCGGCTATACCGCGTTCTGGCAGATCTGGTGTGCCCTGTTCCCCTTCCTGGTCATGGTGGTGTGCTACGGCTTCATCTTCCGAGTGGCCAGGGTCAAAGCACGCAAGGTGCATTGCGGCGCTGTGGTCGTTGTGGAGGTGGACGTACAGAGGGCTGGGAGGAAGAGCTCCAGCACCTCTACCTCCTCCTCCGGCAGCAGGAAGAACGCCTTTCAGGGCGTGGTCTATTCGGCTAACCAGTGCAAAGCCCTCGTCAGCATCCTGGTGGTCATTGGTGCCTTCATGGTCACCTGGGGCCCCTACATGGTCGTCATCACCTCTGAGGCCCTCTGGGGGAAGAACTGTGTCTCCCCAACCCTGGAGACCTGGGCCACTTGGCTGTCCTTTACCAGCGCCATCTGCCACCCTCTGATCTATGGACTCTGGAACAAGACGGTGCGCAAGGAACTCCTGGGCATGTGCTTTGGGGATCGGTATTACCGGGAACCCTTTGTACAGCGGCAGAGGACGTCTAGGCTCTTCAGCATTTCCAATAGGATCACAG ACCTGGGCCTGTCTCCACACCTCACAGCCCTCATGGCAGGCGAGCAGCCCCTGGGGAACAGCAGCAGCACCGGGGACACTGGCTTCAGCTGCTCTCAGGACTCAG GGACAGATGTCATGCTGCTTGAAGACTACACGTCAGATGACAACCCTCTCTCGCATGGCACGTGCCCACCCAAGAGGAGGAGCTCGGTGACATTTGAAGATGAAGTAGAACAAATCAAAG AAGCTGCCAAGAACCCCATTCTTCATGTGAAAGCTGACGTGCACAAGTCGTTGGACAGTTACGCAACCAGCCTGGCCAAAGCCATAGAGGCTGAAGCCAAAATCAACTTATTTGGGGAGGAGGCTTTGCCTGGGGTCTTGCTTACAGCTCGGACTGTCCCTGGAATTGGCTTTGGGAGCCGCCGAGGCAGCAGAACTCTCGCAGGTCAGAGGCTGCAGCTTCAGAGCATCGAAGAGGGGAATGTTTTAGCCGCAGAGCAGAGATGA
- the GPR161 gene encoding G-protein coupled receptor 161 isoform X5 — protein sequence MAYPMKITGSRAVMVLAYIWLHSLIGCLPPLFGWPSVEFDEFKWMCVAAWHREPGYTAFWQIWCALFPFLVMVVCYGFIFRVARVKARKVHCGAVVVVEVDVQRAGRKSSSTSTSSSGSRKNAFQGVVYSANQCKALVSILVVIGAFMVTWGPYMVVITSEALWGKNCVSPTLETWATWLSFTSAICHPLIYGLWNKTVRKELLGMCFGDRYYREPFVQRQRTSRLFSISNRITDLGLSPHLTALMAGEQPLGNSSSTGDTGFSCSQDSGTDVMLLEDYTSDDNPLSHGTCPPKRRSSVTFEDEVEQIKEAAKNPILHVKADVHKSLDSYATSLAKAIEAEAKINLFGEEALPGVLLTARTVPGIGFGSRRGSRTLAGQRLQLQSIEEGNVLAAEQR from the exons ATGGCGTACCCAATGAAGATCACAGGCAGCCGGGCTGTGATGGTGCTTGCCTACATCTGGCTTCACTCCCTCATCGGCTGCCTGCCACCTCTGTTTGGCTGGCCATCAGTGGAGTTTGACGAGTTCAAGTGGATGTGTGTGGCCGCGTGGCACCGGGAGCCCGGCTATACCGCGTTCTGGCAGATCTGGTGTGCCCTGTTCCCCTTCCTGGTCATGGTGGTGTGCTACGGCTTCATCTTCCGAGTGGCCAGGGTCAAAGCACGCAAGGTGCATTGCGGCGCTGTGGTCGTTGTGGAGGTGGACGTACAGAGGGCTGGGAGGAAGAGCTCCAGCACCTCTACCTCCTCCTCCGGCAGCAGGAAGAACGCCTTTCAGGGCGTGGTCTATTCGGCTAACCAGTGCAAAGCCCTCGTCAGCATCCTGGTGGTCATTGGTGCCTTCATGGTCACCTGGGGCCCCTACATGGTCGTCATCACCTCTGAGGCCCTCTGGGGGAAGAACTGTGTCTCCCCAACCCTGGAGACCTGGGCCACTTGGCTGTCCTTTACCAGCGCCATCTGCCACCCTCTGATCTATGGACTCTGGAACAAGACGGTGCGCAAGGAACTCCTGGGCATGTGCTTTGGGGATCGGTATTACCGGGAACCCTTTGTACAGCGGCAGAGGACGTCTAGGCTCTTCAGCATTTCCAATAGGATCACAG ACCTGGGCCTGTCTCCACACCTCACAGCCCTCATGGCAGGCGAGCAGCCCCTGGGGAACAGCAGCAGCACCGGGGACACTGGCTTCAGCTGCTCTCAGGACTCAG GGACAGATGTCATGCTGCTTGAAGACTACACGTCAGATGACAACCCTCTCTCGCATGGCACGTGCCCACCCAAGAGGAGGAGCTCGGTGACATTTGAAGATGAAGTAGAACAAATCAAAG AAGCTGCCAAGAACCCCATTCTTCATGTGAAAGCTGACGTGCACAAGTCGTTGGACAGTTACGCAACCAGCCTGGCCAAAGCCATAGAGGCTGAAGCCAAAATCAACTTATTTGGGGAGGAGGCTTTGCCTGGGGTCTTGCTTACAGCTCGGACTGTCCCTGGAATTGGCTTTGGGAGCCGCCGAGGCAGCAGAACTCTCGCAGGTCAGAGGCTGCAGCTTCAGAGCATCGAAGAGGGGAATGTTTTAGCCGCAGAGCAGAGATGA
- the GPR161 gene encoding G-protein coupled receptor 161 isoform X3: MAFPHNPSWPLRKELSNLTEEAGDQGGVVITEFVAIVIITVFVCLGNLVIVITLYRKSYLLTLSNKFVFSLTLSNFLLSVLVLPFVVTSSIRREWIFGVVWCNFSALLYLLISSASMLTLGIIAVDRYYAVVYPMAYPMKITGSRAVMVLAYIWLHSLIGCLPPLFGWPSVEFDEFKWMCVAAWHREPGYTAFWQIWCALFPFLVMVVCYGFIFRVARVKARKVHCGAVVVVEVDVQRAGRKSSSTSTSSSGSRKNAFQGVVYSANQCKALVSILVVIGAFMVTWGPYMVVITSEALWGKNCVSPTLETWATWLSFTSAICHPLIYGLWNKTVRKELLGMCFGDRYYREPFVQRQRTSRLFSISNRITDLGLSPHLTALMAGEQPLGNSSSTGDTGFSCSQDSGTDVMLLEDYTSDDNPLSHGTCPPKRRSSVTFEDEVEQIKGSYLTSYTSL; encoded by the exons AGAGTTCGTCGCCATCGTCATCATCACCGTTTTCGTCTGCCTGGGCAACCTGGTCATCGTGATCACCTTGTACAGGAAGTCCTACCTGCTTACCCTCAGCAACAAGTTCGTCTTCAGCCTGACCCTGTCCAATTTCCTGCTGTCTGTACTGGTGCTGCCTTTCGTGGTGACCAGCTCCATTCGGAGGGAATGGATCTTCGGTGTGGTCTGGTGCAACTTCTCAGCCCTCCTCTACCTGCTCATCAGCTCAGCCAGCATGCTCACCCTTGGGATCATCGCTGTCGACCG CTACTACGCTGTCGTGTACCCCATGGCGTACCCAATGAAGATCACAGGCAGCCGGGCTGTGATGGTGCTTGCCTACATCTGGCTTCACTCCCTCATCGGCTGCCTGCCACCTCTGTTTGGCTGGCCATCAGTGGAGTTTGACGAGTTCAAGTGGATGTGTGTGGCCGCGTGGCACCGGGAGCCCGGCTATACCGCGTTCTGGCAGATCTGGTGTGCCCTGTTCCCCTTCCTGGTCATGGTGGTGTGCTACGGCTTCATCTTCCGAGTGGCCAGGGTCAAAGCACGCAAGGTGCATTGCGGCGCTGTGGTCGTTGTGGAGGTGGACGTACAGAGGGCTGGGAGGAAGAGCTCCAGCACCTCTACCTCCTCCTCCGGCAGCAGGAAGAACGCCTTTCAGGGCGTGGTCTATTCGGCTAACCAGTGCAAAGCCCTCGTCAGCATCCTGGTGGTCATTGGTGCCTTCATGGTCACCTGGGGCCCCTACATGGTCGTCATCACCTCTGAGGCCCTCTGGGGGAAGAACTGTGTCTCCCCAACCCTGGAGACCTGGGCCACTTGGCTGTCCTTTACCAGCGCCATCTGCCACCCTCTGATCTATGGACTCTGGAACAAGACGGTGCGCAAGGAACTCCTGGGCATGTGCTTTGGGGATCGGTATTACCGGGAACCCTTTGTACAGCGGCAGAGGACGTCTAGGCTCTTCAGCATTTCCAATAGGATCACAG ACCTGGGCCTGTCTCCACACCTCACAGCCCTCATGGCAGGCGAGCAGCCCCTGGGGAACAGCAGCAGCACCGGGGACACTGGCTTCAGCTGCTCTCAGGACTCAG GGACAGATGTCATGCTGCTTGAAGACTACACGTCAGATGACAACCCTCTCTCGCATGGCACGTGCCCACCCAAGAGGAGGAGCTCGGTGACATTTGAAGATGAAGTAGAACAAATCAAAG GAAGTTACCTGACCAGTTACACCAGTCTCTGA